In the genome of Ziziphus jujuba cultivar Dongzao chromosome 10, ASM3175591v1, the window AAAATGTATTACTTATAATAGTTGTTCAAGCTGGGAAGAACTTTGTTACAATGtggatacacacacacacacacacacacatacatatatatatatatgtatgtataagatGATTACCAATGAATAGACAAAAAATAtaacttgatatatatatatcttataccAATGAATAGACAAAAAATATAActtgatatatatatcttataccAATGAATAGACAAAAAATAtaacttgatatatatatatatatgatataaattaGGTAATTTTGAATAcagataataacaataatattaatattaaataaataactaaataatattaataataccaACACCAACTTTTATGTTtggatatatattaataataactacGACTTTAAAAAATCACATAAAGAATATGAAACAGTGCCtactatatattaattaatatgttacTAAAAAGATCAAAGGAGTGACGATACAAACTAATTACCAAATAACTATACAAGCATATCGTCCcatcttaaaaaaatagaaaagaatatCGTCCAAAAAAATCActagtatatatgtatatattatgcttattatttttttgtaagaaagtattttttttttcttaatgaaaGGGAGAAAAATAGGTAGAAATTAAGGGAGTAGATTAATATAGAAAACTTGgattaaagaaaaggaaaattaagaGGGAGAAACCGAAAAGGCCAAAAGAGAGAAAGGGTGGCAAAAAGAGGTTAATAAATTGGAGTAATAAAAGATTCATTGGCACAGAAAAATCTGTtataattttggaaattaaatgAAGAATGACTTTATTACACATCTTTCATGAGAGATTTTAGCATTATTCAGTCTAATCGGAATTGGTTTCCTTCTTCTATACTCACCCAAAATTTAGCCTTTTACACTCTTCCATATCCCAATTTTCTACTTTTCTAACtgcatataatattttctatccatatttatttattttatttacaatttaaacTTAATTACTACTCTTTCAAATTTCTCTCaaatttctgattttttttcttttttttcttcctttcctcTATCTTCTCATCTAGTCCATCTCTTCAACCCTAGTTCCTTTTCTAGCTTTTCCTCCTTAATCAActcttggttttttttctttcaaatctcggctactttttttttttttcttagttttattcttttccaacaacaaagaaagaaaaagctttttttttatggatgaagATCGGGAAAACCAGATTGAAGATCACAAACAACAGCAGCTGAAGCTGAAGATCATCAAGAGCTCTGATTGGAATATTGGTGATGATGAACGAAAACCAGCAGTGATCAAAACCGAAATCGATGATGATAATGAAGAAAATCAGATCGACCAagtacatcatcatcatcatgaaaTTAGCACCACCCCTCCTCCTCTTCCTCGAATCTGTGAGTACTGTGGCAAAGGATTCAGCTCCGGCAAAGCTTTGGGAGGTCACAAAAGGTATCATATTCAAGAAGCTCGTAAATATGGACTTATCATTCCGAGAAAGACCATGAAGTTAAAACTCAAGAAACACAAAGTCCTCTATGATGATGTCCATCATGGCACCTCATCGCCATCACCATCATCAGCTAAAATCAACAGCAACAGCCAAcaagaagagaaagagaaatccaCATGCTGTCTTTGTCAGAAGGAGTTCCCCTCGAAGAAGTCGCTGTTCGGGCACATGAGATCTCACCGGGACCGAGATTGGAGAGGGATTCAACCACCTCCGATGATGATGTCCTCCGATAGAAGCAGAAGCAGTTCTTGTTCTCCTCCAATGGCGGCCGCGGTGGCAACAGAGATGAAGCAGCAGCAGCTTGATCATGATGATGTCGAAGACGAAGCTGAAGATTATTATAATCAGATTGAGAATACCAGTTTGGAGTTCACTGAATCTAGGACTTTTGAGCCAGTGGAGGTTTTGCGGACCTGGTGCAAAACCGACAAAAGAGGCAGGAAAAGCATTGGGGATCAAGTTGCTGCTGAGAGGCTTGTGTCTTTATCTCTCGGAGAACAAGAGCAAGGGGAAGAGCAACAACAAagtttgatgatgatgaagaaaattGGATCCAAAATCAGTGGTTATGATTCTGACGATTCATATTGGCTGAGAGAAGACCAGGAGCTGGAGCTGGATCATCACGTGGATAAACAACAACATCAACATCAACAACAATGGAGTGTGAATGTGAATGTGAAGAAGAATGTCGATTATGGGTCCTATCAAGGTAGACAGCACCAGCCTAATGATTATGATGCCGTCAGCAATAAAAGGAAAATGACAACAGCCAAGAAAGACAAATTTTCTTATTCCGAGAAAAGGCCAAGAAAAAGTGGGGGAGGAGTATTGGAGGTCAACAGTTtggatggtggtggtggtggtggtgtcaGAAAAAAGCCAAAGACTTCTTTCAAGTGTAGTAGCTGTGGAAAATCTTTTCCAACTTTTCAGGCTTTGGGTGGGCATAGATCCAGCCATAACAAAGACAAGCACACAAATCATCCACACACATTGGCTGAGGATTCCGCCGAAGTCGGAATCGATGGCCGTGCCGGTGCCGGAAATAATAAAGTCCAAGTCAAAGTTGATAATGTGACAAGTAAAAGTATGTACAATGAGAAAATCGGTAATGGTGGTAAATCTTCATCATCACAAGTTGATGATCAAGATCAAGCTGCATTGATGACTTCCGAAGCTTCACAAAGCAGTCATACTGGTCCTAGAAAAGTGTTGGATTTTGATCTTAATGAGACTTATGTTATGGAAGACGATGAAGAAGAAGGAGCTAATTGATACTATttatatttgagtttgaattcAGGTCTGATTTTCATGGAAGCTAGCTAAGTACTCCATATTGactaataatattgttttttcctTCCCTGAAAATTTGTGGTAGAATCTTTAGCTAGGAAAAAGGGTTAGTTAGTTACAACGAATCTTATGGTGTATTATGATATGTTTAGTTACAATTTGTGTTCGTAGGTTATTGTTTCACTGTTTCAGTGAACCTTTCAATTTAATGGTGTTGATATTGGGACATTTTGTCTAATTCTATCGCTCACTTTTGTTAATCTTTGTATATGATTTCGCTAATGTCAAGCTTAATTCCATTAGTTCCTTGATGTTTATGAAGAACAAATGTCGTTAATTAGAACATCGAAGCCGCACCGGTATGTCTCCGGAATTTATATCTTAGAAGATGATCAATtctcgcatatatatatatatatatatattttttttttcatttagtaAGTTTGAttgcttatttatttgtatttttgaaaaaaacttcAATCTTCTCAGATGATTTTCTTTGAATGTATTTGGGATTCTATCCAAAAAGAATTTGAATTATGTTATGATACTTGATATTAGAATCCAGCAAGAAGAGATTTCTTTTTGATGAGTATGCTTTAACAACTCGGTCTAGCTGTTGGAAGTTATCAAAAAAACACAAGGTCTAGTTGGACAAATAGCTTTATTGGTTTATACTATCATTATCAGTCCAAATATATcgtatatttctttttttttttttagctaaaaaaaaaatttcaatatatatatatgtttttttgaaacaaatatttttgtgttattataaAATGATTAGAAGCCTCTTATAAAAGAACAAGAGCAGCTCCTAACAAGTAACAAGCACTCTCAAATGAAATGGTTTTCTCGAGTCAACCGTGCCAAGTTGATGGCATGGTATAGATAATGGGTCTTTGTGGTTTTTGGTAAATAGGCTCTAAAAAGTTCTTTGGGCTTACGTAATCTCCAAGACCCAATTTAAAACagtcttttatttttgctttcaaCAAATCTCTCGCatgcttatttaaaataaaatttcaacaaaataccCTTCGTTATTTTCCTCTGTGTTTcttcattaaaattttgaatggttttttaaactttttatttatcattacaaGTTTTACAGGACCAACAGAATTACTAAAGTTCATAAAATGTACTATTTTTCAACAGCCTTCTTCACTATTAGTTAGAAAAttgaaggataaaaaaaataaaaaatacataaaaaactCTTGACATATGTATGTAGCTTAATGTCTCTCCTTTTATCTTTACAAGGATTAAACatgtatgtttatatatatatatatatatatatgaattattactattattgttattattattattattactattattgtatTAAACTCAGATCATtatattaagaaataataatttttttccattaggGTATTCTATAAGGACATATATGGATTAATATTAAAggttctttaatttctttttcccaaaaacaaagtattcttaatatatattgattaatatttaaggTTAGTAGGAAGGTTGTTGAAAACAATACTAATATGTAATTTCCAACTAGGAACAAGACTGATCCCGCTCATGGTGAAATGCATGTagcttttatataaatatatatatatatatatatatattttcaaaaattagctTTTAATTAGATCTTTTAAATGTTTCTGTTATAAATCGAAAGTAGTAATAGTAACACTTAAAAGCACATTTGGATCATCAAACgtcattctaaaattaataatgcaaagttgaaatggtaaaattttatgtacataatataaaataaataatcaaattggGTTCTTTAAAagttattcacaaaaaaaatatctcaatgcaaaaaacaatacaaaataaaatataaaagtagcCTACCAAAATGTTTTCCAAGTGAATGagatggttttttgttttttttcttttttggtaattaagtgAATGAGAAGTTGTTTATTAGTTAAGATATAAATAGGACCTCCTAATTATGAAATAAGTGAATCTTGAgggaattatattatttatttatttatttttgttagtaTTGAGGGAGTTATTCATAAAGCTAGTGTATGACTTCTATGTCATGGTACTTTATCCACATGGAGATCTTTGGTTCATTAgtactctctctttttttaatcctattattcttttaatgacaccttgattaaaaatataaataaaaaataaaaatatcatgcAATTAATTAGACTTATACATCTGCATTCAACAATAAAAGATTGGATGGTATGTAAATAGTTTGAACAGACTCTATATATCACCGAAGCAGAACtaataaaacaacaactagcaaaatttataaaaaaaaaaaaaatgtaattttgaaGGATATATAGTTAAAATTCCAACTTCCATTTAAATTACGTTCAATTTTTGCATGTAAATATGTATATTCGGTGTCTATATGTGTAAAGTCTGATCGTACTCTGTTCTCTACACGTTCTTCCCCAGTCTTTCTTTTCTGATCTTTTAGGACTCCACTTCATATTTTCATCACCAAGAACTGATTAATTAAGAAACTCTGATCAATAATCGATTCGGTTTTCTACATACGTATAGCAGTTAGCTAGGCTAGTGTTTCAATTAATTTCGGTCTCTTTTTCGgtactttctttttattattttgatattattggtCGAATTAATACCTTTTAGtactttaaatttgattttttttccattggaaAAGAAAAGTACTAAATTCGAATTTAATTAAAGcctttaaaattgttttctttcaaaTGAATTTCTTGAATTAGTTTATTTACAATTGGGGACTGGTGTTAACAAGAGTTTGTCTCTTTCTTGATAATTCCAATTAGTTTGGAAAGCACCACATAAATATTTAGATATTAGCGACAGCCCTCGCGTGGGAGGCACTTGATGGCGTATACCATCTATCATCATCCCCAGTAGACCCCAGTTGTTACTTTAAATCCCATAAATAACCACATGGAtcttttttcatttcatatgaGGAAACTTAAAGCGAAACAATCATAAAAACATTGTTattaaataatcaataataataataataaaagaccaTCATGTGCACTATATAGTCTCGGTAAATGTTGAATTACGCTCTTGTTTGATATAAGCTTCCCCTGTATTCCCCTGTTTTCTGtactttcttctctctctctctctcttcttcttgaCCTCATTGTTCTTGATCAGCAAGAACAAATAAAGTAACGGAGAAAACTGATTGTGATCGAACGGTTTACTTGGGATTTTACAATTCTTTTGTATCTTTCTCATCAtggatgaagaagatgaaagcAAGAGATCAGACCAGGCAAAAACCGGTTGCGAAGCTGCATCGGAAAAATTGGTGGAAATGCTGAAGAGGAAATACGACGTCGCTTCTAATCTCCGTATTCAAGAACCAtccaagaagaagaaaccaagaTTGGAAGCTCCTCTTCATCAACGCACATACGATTGCTGTGCCTGCAACACCTCCTCTACTATCGAGGCCTTGTACGACCACATGCCCACCCACTGTATCTTCCTCCAAGATCAGAATAATATGCAGCGGGACGATGATGATGGAGGAAAAGGAAAACGGGTCTACCATTGGAAATGATTAGAAGCATATTCCAGAGCCGAGCTTCTTGATGTtgaatgttgatgatgatgattagcATAATATTGGAGGATTTACCTTTACAATTCATTTTCTGTGCAATTGATATTGTTTTAGTTAATGGGGTATTTGTTTGGACGATCTCTGTTGCTTCCATAAATGTTTGATCTGCACCTCGTATATTAATATTCGTGACCAACACTCATTTCTTAGTTTCCacttgttttctttattattcttatcattattattattatgaggaAGTTTCTCGAATCTTTGATTTTACgtataatatttgtattataatATGTCATTGTCGAAATTATACGGAATTACATAGATACATTATTGAtttaattcaaaaaacaaaagaaaaatgcatagaCATCATAGATAATGGGCTTTGAGTAATTTATTTGGGCCAATAAGTCCATATGGAAGTCAGGGACAAATCCAAAAAATGTCTTTGGAGGAGGTTCAACTGGTTTGTGGGCTTTATGTTATTTATTGGAGCATAGTAGTCAGCTTGTTTTTTAGCCATAGGCCACAACCGTCGTAGTGTGATTTTTGTGTATACAGAAAATACATAGTCAGCAATATTGGACTCGGTAATTCAAGATATTGGGTTTGGAATTTCTAATAGTTTTCGTCATATATTGGATGTCTAATTAGCTCTGATATGTtcaatttaattgataattgtGCAACGGACCCATTTTACCGCACTGCAcaactttgtttttttctttatttttcctctctgaTAGAAAATTTCTGGAGCAAGGGACATCTACATGTACCATTGTCAACTAGCCACCCAGTTTCGCATGAGCGGAAAATTGTCATTTCATACTTGTAGTGGAAATTCAATTGCCTGTACTCTAGAGACAAAGGGATACCATGTGATTTGGGTGGGATTTGATTAAGGTCTACTGGCATAAGTGTATTATCAAACTCAAATGAAGTCTTTTCAGTTAGGGGTTCAGCCCTATGAAATATGGATACTCCAATACCATCTTATTCATAATGGTTACTTAAAGGAATACAAACCAAACGGCAgtgacatatattatatatctatatatgtatattctcaGGGATGTATCATAATATGTATATTGTAATTCGCAGGGTGTACATCCCACATGTGGCAAAGATTACAAGGgaatatgtttttatatttggaaatatGGCGCTGTGAGATAACTAATGAGGAAGTAGaaagttattttcttttggACATCGAAGTAAAAGTTGATAtggaaaaattttgaaactccCTGGCTTCTTTTGGTTCTAAAATCCAAATTGGAAAGCTAAAATATAAATCTGTGTACTACTTTTTATTACATGCAAGTATATATTTAATACGTAACGCatgatcaaaatataattttatttagatgatgtttgaaaatttgtttctagctagttaaaatattttatcaaaaggaaaaaaaataaaataaaaaagccgcTTTAAAATTGCAGCCTATATCTTTCCATATCTTCTAGCTCGGTTAAAATTTTCTATGGGATAAACGGTaggtttttatcttttttttttttttttttttttgttggttttgtttttgatgGAAAAGTAATCATTCATTAAAAGAAGTATATCGTTTTGTTATGCAGCAAATAACTTTTTGCTTGAGGGATGGCCTTCACAattgaataaaaagaaaatattgccGACAAAACTCGAAACATCTTGAATGTCTTCCTTTCATAATGGAATAAAAAGGAGCTTATAAAAGAAACATCAGGACATGGTCAAATCCTTGTTCAACtagatttgatttgattaaaaatttagatttcaaCTTCTTTATAAGCTTCCATCCCCAAAATGATGGGCAAAAAGAGTACACCAATGATTTATTGGAGCTATACTTAAAGGCACTATGTGAGTGCCAAACAAAAAGATTGGGCTAAGTTACTTGATGTGGCTCAATTCTCctataatttacaaagaaatgaGTCTATTAATAGGACTCCATTCGAGATCGTGATAGAAAGATGACCTATGACTCCTAATGCATTAGCCTTGAGCTATGGACAAGAGTCCTGCTACCTATAAATTTGCCAAGGACAAAGAGGAACAAGCTAATTTTGTTAGAGCATATTTGGACAATGCATTAAAGAAGATGAAAAAGTGAGTAGACATTAAGAGGAGGCATTTGGAATTCAAAGAAGGGGACATGGTAAAGCTACTACCCAACAATTCAAGACACTATGCAAGGGGTTGGTATGACGCTATGAAGGGCCATTTCTCGTTGTGAAGAAGGTGGGTAAGGACTCTTATCATCGACAACTTTCTTCTAAACTAAAGATTCATTCCATTTTTCATGTGAACCTATTAAAACCCTATCATCAAGACATGGAAGGTCTTAATAGAGGTGAATCAAAAAGGGCACTTATGACGGTTGTAACTTCTTTTGACAAGATCATAAAAACTATACTTGCAGATCGAGTCATACAATGTAAAGGCATGCCTAACTATATGAAGTACCAAGTGAAGTGGAAGAACCTATCGGATAGTGAAGCTAGTTGGAAGCATGAAGAGGCTCtatgaaaattcaaaaaccaCATTCGGAGGTTTAAGGAAGAAGGTGCGATGAGGAAGTCGTAAACTTAGGTGGGGAAGAATGTCACTTTTCATGCAAAAGGGGTGGAATCCTTAAGGCTAAGCTGAAAGATTCTGCACTCTCCTTCATAATTCAAGATAAGTTCAGAAGATTCTAAagaattcaagagaaacctaaaCTAATATAGATAAGAATCTCTCTAGAGGAATCCTTGTAAATATCTAGTAGAATAATCTAAAACCTCATATAGATTTACACCATGTGTATATATCTAGAACCTTGTGGATCCTTGTAGCATATGTCAAActctctatataaaggggttggactcttatttataatatatctaAGTATTCTagtaatacaagtattctctaCATTTTCCCTTAAGCTTTCGTACTTCCTATTCTACTTCTTTTAGTTTTCTCATTGTGCATAGCTTTTGGATAAGGCTGACTTAGGATCCGCTTGGTATAGCTgatgaaaataaagttttagtcTATCGAGCTTttataatagatatttttgaaaaaatgctattattaaaaagttaataagtatttgactgtaaataaaaaaactatattaaatgcTTAAAGAGTTTCCACATAAGCTAAAATAGCTGTATTAAATACTCATTAAGTTTCTatataagtttaaaaaaaaaaaaaacctttatgaaaaaaatataaaatttgaacttctctaaaacaacttaaaaaaactgtttttttggTCAACAAGTGCTTGTTAACTTTTGTCAAAtacctttattttttaacaaaagagtTTTTAACCTTTAAGTAGAACTTTTGATTCCAAAAAAAGCTCTGTCAAACAGGTACTTAGTAGAGGAGATGCTAAGTGCTGCACAAGATCGTTGAGAGAGTTAGGCCTATGACACTTAGTTTTCTTGGAAATACGGCAAATATGTCAAGCTGAGATACAGCGATTGCTACATTTGCCAACAAGTGTAGATTAGCATCATGGGGCTGATGAGGGGAAGATTATTAAGCTCTTCCATTGATCAGTTTCTTGCTTCTATTTCttgatttctctttgttttgcacTACGAAAAACATATTTGCAGTATATGTTACCGTTAATTATGAATTAGTTTTACAATGGGAAGGTTTTGTATGCGTTATGCATGAGACAATGAAAGgagttttaaatttgaaagctgAACATACGACTCCTCAAGtgcaattaacccaaaaataattcaattgtcaatttttttaatcattaaataGCATATTTAGAATAACAAATAAACtattacaattattaaaaatatttaatagatcaattttaataaataaaaaaatataagatcaattttaataaatagcaaaattatatctTAAAACAGATATATAGCCaaataatatttcttatatttcacataaaattatattttgcaaATATTCATCcacataaattcaaaatatctatattaatatgcgaatatatatatttatatatatatagttgaggTTTATATGTTTTAGGCCCTCAATTTTATTAATGTGAAAtttagacttttaatttttcaaattaacatttagatataataaaattaactataaaaaataaaaaatatcaaaatatttattagttcaaacttattcacaaaaaaaaaaaatctttatttttataaagattttaaaacttattcaccaaaaaagctcatctttaaaattatctacccaaaaaaaaaaggtctttatttaaattgttaattaaattcatttttttttaaagaaatatttttgttcttgctaaaatgtttttgttaaaaaaaaacctatttatACATTGTGTactgtttattattaattatttttttaataagtattattttgtttttaaattttattatctgAAAAAATAAAGGTGCTGATCATTTTTAGGGGCGATTCTTtcctatttggatttttttttcattttatttacataatattgattattattattattattatatattattaataaaaaaatttcttggaaaaatatattttttcttgctaaaatgtttttaaataaagttcaaacctatttatacatttttttctattgattattaattattttttaagaagtaTAATctatttagaaattaattatactatttgaaaaatcaaaggcATTGAAGACCCTTTCATTACGTTCTCATTCCCTTCTCTTCCCATCTAATGGGCCTTTGAATTAATCTATTACGAatctaattagaaaaaaaagaaaataaataaagagacaatgatactaaaataatatagttattaaaatattcattaaatttatttatcaaatggtttggggaatgtaatatttaattaaattattttttttacaaaattatccatttaaaagtttacttattcatatttagattatatagatatatcaacTAATAATATGTTAGCACATGTCATTTgataaatgtttataaaaaattgatctttataaattataacctATATaagttataatataaataacattttttatattataataaacatttataaacatttaccaattataataaacatttataaacTCATCCatttaagtaaatatttttatccttgtagtattagtgaaaaaaaaatgaagaacaaaGCGTGTGTTTCAAAAGGTagcaattcttttttctttaacatgatggaatataataataataaaaaaaaacatttatgaaatgaattgttttttattcatgccatattataattgtattatttattctttctaACATTACTTGTTATCTTCCAATTCTTTTATCAAGTTTTCACAAAAACATATTGCATGGATTTATTTCCCTCTTTTTCTCGTGAAAACATGCTTTATGATCCTAATTTCCATAATAAATGCAGTCACATGTGACTATAATAAGACATCCATCTCTACTTCCTTCTCTCTAGGAAACACATTCAGCTTGCTCAAGATTCTTGTTGCGGTTTGATTTTTGTaatgaaggaatttggagaacAAATCTGCCAATATATGATCATGACGTTCAAAGAATTCACTTATCCTATATATTTCTGATGCTCCAAAACGCTAGAAATTTCAAAGCGGACCATGCACAATAGATACATGGATCCGACGATGAAGAAATTAAATAGCACCAGTGGTTGGGTGATGTGCGAGAGACAATTATTTGTGGTAATACCATACCAACTATTGCTTGGCTATTAACAACCGGACTGAATGGGGAAATTTTAGTTCACAAGTATTGTTGCCTTGATGATGTACAACAGTATTTTCGATTCAGTGTATATGATTCTAAGAAGCAGAATATGAGACATCTTGATACGTATGTTGGTGGAGACCTGATGAACATTTTAAAGATTCATTTACTTATTTACAAAGTTTATTCCTAGGAAAAAAGGACACATAATAGAATTCTTAAATTTTCTTTATGCTCCGCCATTTAATTCTTTCTTCCTTGGCTAATTGTTGTGTACTGAATATTTACTTGTTTctatatttaattctttttggcTTCGTTTTGGAAGATTACTTATGGTAGAATTAATTGTTAGCATTATAAATGCCATGATcgatgtcatatatatatatatatatatatatctatgattaTAAAGGATTGTTTATAATTTATACTAGGGATAACTGCATTTTTCAAACATTTAGTTTGTTCTTAATTTCATTTGCGTGCTCGGCTTTCATTTTGGTTTCAATTAAGGGcctccattttcaattttttgccattaagatatttgattttagttttattacaaTTTGAGCATGGCATCGTTAACCTATGTAAtagagtattttatttttttaaacctttttttttatatttttaagttaaTAATGTTTTTGGATTTATAATAAGACATTTATTTTGATCAAACTTTTCATTATTAAAAGTTGAGGATCtcaattgaataaattgaaaatgacTTCCATATTAAAACCAAATGGATTTGAATCActcaattgggaaaaaaaaatgaaaatcaattgaGCTATCCTATTGAACTTAGAGGCAAAAGTAATATAGATATCCCCTTAAACTAGAGGATTCGAAAGTGTAGTTAAGCCTCAAAACTaactttaaattaatgttttgatTTTCCTTACCTGTAATTTTGGTctaaatataaacaatatttgaaaaatccaaaaaaccaaaagaaattctaaaattatgagAAAGGTGGAGTAGCAcgtttgaaagaagaaaatgttaCTCACCTTGCATATACTACTTAAGATA includes:
- the LOC107410437 gene encoding uncharacterized protein LOC107410437, which translates into the protein MDEDRENQIEDHKQQQLKLKIIKSSDWNIGDDERKPAVIKTEIDDDNEENQIDQVHHHHHEISTTPPPLPRICEYCGKGFSSGKALGGHKRYHIQEARKYGLIIPRKTMKLKLKKHKVLYDDVHHGTSSPSPSSAKINSNSQQEEKEKSTCCLCQKEFPSKKSLFGHMRSHRDRDWRGIQPPPMMMSSDRSRSSSCSPPMAAAVATEMKQQQLDHDDVEDEAEDYYNQIENTSLEFTESRTFEPVEVLRTWCKTDKRGRKSIGDQVAAERLVSLSLGEQEQGEEQQQSLMMMKKIGSKISGYDSDDSYWLREDQELELDHHVDKQQHQHQQQWSVNVNVKKNVDYGSYQGRQHQPNDYDAVSNKRKMTTAKKDKFSYSEKRPRKSGGGVLEVNSLDGGGGGGVRKKPKTSFKCSSCGKSFPTFQALGGHRSSHNKDKHTNHPHTLAEDSAEVGIDGRAGAGNNKVQVKVDNVTSKSMYNEKIGNGGKSSSSQVDDQDQAALMTSEASQSSHTGPRKVLDFDLNETYVMEDDEEEGAN